The Arachis ipaensis cultivar K30076 chromosome B07, Araip1.1, whole genome shotgun sequence genomic interval caagaagaagaagcagcagcaacaAAAAAGTATAACACCTCATCATCATGTCACATACaatatttagatttattttctctttatgtATATGTGTGTGGTGCATGGCAAGTGATGAATGCAAATATATATAGGTCATGCCGTGCGTGGAATATGCTCCAAACTCTGTTAATAGTGTGCTCTGTGCTACTATTTTTTCCACAACTAACCTCACTGCATATTTGCATTATTGCATCTATTAATCAAAGTAACACGTCATATTTCCCTTCTTCCTCAAAGTTCAATATAATATTTTCTATCTTAATTATATATGCCTCTGTATATAACTTaagtttaaataaaaataataaggttAATAAACTATGTGTATTTATCTAGGTATATACGATGGGAAAATTTTCACATGTTACATCCACTTTATTGAAATACTGCTATGCCATGTACGAACCGGTAGCTGGTAAAACATTGGTTATGTAGCAAATAATGCAATACCTAAAATATCCTTGAAACAATGTGTAAAAAGACTGAATGGAATTTAGACAAGCGAGAGATCGTGGAGGGAATATGATTGCCAAATGATGAGCATGATAGATTGAGATGCGTGAGACTCACAAGATCACCAATTCCGGGATGTATTGGAGAGTCAGAGAAGTCATTGGCGGCAAGGTTGAGTTGTTGAAGATGCGTGAGTTGGAAGAGTGTGCTGTTGGGACGAAACTCGCCTTGGAGCATGCTGCAACTCAGGTCAAGCCCAATCACGTGTCCTGACGTAGTGTCGCACGTGACACCATCCCACTCGCAACAATCCGTACCATTCTTCCACGACGCTATCTTGTTGTAACAAGAGGAAAGCCCCGGCCAACCTTTGTACAATGAAGTGTTAATGGAAAATGAGTTCTTGAATTGGAGCAAGTTTGAGTTGTCATGGTGGTTGCATAGTGGCAACACCGATGAGCAACTGGAAGATGGattatgaagaagaagaagaagcaacaagAGAATATAACACCTCATCATTATGTTTAGAAAACTATATTTGTGTATAAGTGTGTGGCGCATGGCATTCAATAATGCAACTCATGAATGCAAGTTTATATACATCAGCCAGCGCGTGGAATATTCTTCAAACTTAGTTTCTAGTGTAATGTGTGGAGTGTGGTACTTACTAGGTACTCGCAGTCGCAGAGGGAAGACACAAGATTTTTCCACAAAGCGCGTTGAATAACAACTTTTGTCATAATCGGGAAAAGTTGCATGATATGGACTAAGGAGAATGAAGACCCAACAAGCTAATAATTAAAAGTCATAACCAATGCAAAAAgatgtttttattttcaattttcttcaattcttttcaatttttctatcaCACTTATCTTAATTAATCAAAGTAACAAATCTTTTTCGTGGATGCTCAACAAGTGAGAGTTGGACCACCAATAACATAACATGCCAATTGAAAAAAGATTCTTCAGACTTAGTGCTAAGAAGAGTTGAACACTTGAACAACTCCAACTCTTTCTCACCATCTAATTAAAACTTTAAAACATATTTTCTGTAACTAAAATTCTTACCACAAAGaactaaagaagaagaagaatcatgCATATGGTGTCATATACAATAATCTTACGATGTTTTCAGTCAAAGTGTCATTCCTACTAGAAgtctaaaattatatataatatatatcataTCAACTGAGAATATATTTTCACAGGCCAATTCAATTTCATAATATTTCTTTATCAAATGCAATAAGATGTAGACTAACATTTTTTCAGGAAGTGCTTAGATTATTTTTTGAttcatttaaatttcaaaataatattaaataaatgcACAGAAATGTATTATAATAAGTTGACAATATATATGATGCATTCTATCAAGAATTTGCACATGAAAAATAATTGCACTACGCATGAGGTTCTGTAAAAGTGTCTTGTAAAAGAATTTGGAAGACATTCTCCATAACCATAGATATAGCTCAAATCATCATTCCGTACAATTGAGTGCAAACAATTTTATATATCCAGAGACCAAAGATTATGGCAACCCATAGCAAACTAGAAAGTTTGTGAGTCACAATCTGAGTTACTGTTTCTTTCCATTTCTATTTTGCCACTCAAATGATATCCCTCCCAAGTTCAAATGCAGCAGCAGGGACTCTGAACAACATAAGAATGAATTAGCCTTTTTGATGAACAGCAATTTGGTGTATGTCCATGTCCTTCAGCATCACTGCACGCCCACACGAGTCGCAGGGGGCTGTCCTCGACCCACAAACGCTCTCATGCTCAGACAATCCTCTTAATCTATCACGCGCATCAATGGCAGAATTTCCAGCTTGTACCATATCACCACAAAACCGACATGAAATTAACCGCAAGGGGCAAACTGAAGCTTGGTGCTCAACCTAACAAAAATGTAAAAACATATTTATCAGATAAATTTAAATAAGACGAAGGCATTTGTGATTTGGCACTGCTTTTATAAATAAACATCATATCTAAGCCAATTACAATAGTAATACATTCGTAAGGGCAAAAGGGTATCAAAAGAGAACAATGTGAAGAAGGGAATTAACTTACCATTTGCTGTTTCTCAAGGATTATTCCACAAGGGCAGTGAAGTGGCTCATGAAAAACTTTCATGTGTTTTTCCAATTCTACCTGCTGGAAAGCTTGACCACACCTATCACAGTGAATATGGTTCTTGGACTCTTCCATTCTAAGAACAACTCCACAGCCTGCATGCTGACAGACAACATTGTGCCTGCTACAGTATGCTTCATGCAGCGCGATAGTTCTAGAAGGTATATAATGTTTGCAATTCCTACATTGTTCGGTATCCGTCCCAGCAGATGACATGGAAGATGATGATGCTTGCTGACCCACTTTTTGATTGAAGTCGTCCTGAATTGTGACTGATATATTATACTTAGTCATCCCCTTAAAGCCATAAATACCTATGCTGTAACTCCCTGCtcctaactttttatctttagaAGTAAGAATCAACGTTTTGGAACCAATATCATGGGAAGACCACTCATGTTGATNNNNNNNNNNNNNNNNNNNNNNNNNNNNNNNNNNNNNNNNNNNNNNNNNNNNNNNNNNNNNNNNNNNNNNNNNNNNNNNNNNNNNNNNNNNNNNNNNNNNNNNNNNNNNNNNNNNNNNNNNNNNNNNNNNNNNNNNNNNNNNNNNNNNNNNNNNNNNNNNNNNNNNNNNNNNNNNNNNNNNNNNNNNNNNNNNNNNNNNNNNNNNNNNAGAAATGAATAGATCAGTATCTCCTCCATCTATTTCTGATTCCAATTTTATCTCTACACTAGAACTCCCACTAGAGATTTTCTCCCATGTGCCATTGTCGATTGAGAATTTGTAATAGACAAACTTTCCTTCATCTACAGTTCCACTTTGTGATGACCCAATCACAAGTGGCAGTAGAACATGCTGATCTATGTTGTCTGAGGTTGTAAAAGGATCAACTATGTCCACTTCAATATCTGTTTCTAAAACAGATACACTTTTGGAAGGTTTCAATTCAAGCACCCTTAATTTGTATACAAGTTCTCCATAGTTTACGGTTAAAATGTCGCCTTGGGAAAGGGTTGCATGCTGCCGAAGACTTGTTTCAAGGATAGCCTTATGATTTGGCAAATCTGAAAATCCAACTCTTTCAGGTTGAAGTTTCGCATAAGTCCCTTTCGGAAGCCAAACATAGCGGACTTCAACTAATGGAGATTTTACCATGCCTTCAGAAAACAAATTACTCCATACATGAGGAGGAAGACCCACTGAACCTTCTTCTGCAGTGAATTCCAAAACTCCGGAATGGGTTGTCCCTTGCTTCTCTTTATCGATATCTTCAATGCTTGAAGAGCCTTCAGTGTGAACTAATGACAACTGGAAGTACATGGGCCCCTTGTCCAGAGCACCCTGATCAGACAATTCTGTGAAGCAAGATGGAGGCAGTTTTATCTTATCTCCATTACCTTGACAAGGCACAGCTTCCAGCAAACGGTAAAACACAATTCCCCTCCCAGCAATAAGGCTTTCTTGCATCTGTTGATCAGCCTGAATTAAGAAACACAAATGAAGAGAAATCACATATTCAGTATTTGATTACAGACGTAAAATAAACAGATATAAAAATAGCAACTGCAGGAAAAGAAAATATTGCACAAGGCATGGTAAACATTCCTATATCATAAGCTCATAACTTCTTAATGAACATAACTACATTATAACAATGAAATGTGAAATTGAATGTACACGAAAAGAAGTACAGAAGTAAAAAAGCACGGAACATTAAATTACATAGACATCGAAAAACAAACAATGAGGTTCCTTCACCACCAGTGTGTTCAGTCAGATAATATCATACTAGAGCAAGATCCAACATCTCCTGATCCTAGCAAAAGGGCGAGAAGAATAAACTTGAAAAGGCAACAACAAAAAAGAAACACTACAATCAAATTTCCATCATAGAGTTGAACCAAATTGTCACTAGTAACTAACTATTAAACTAATAGCAATATCAAAATCCTATACTGGTACATTGCACTTCATGAATCATGATAACTCCATTCCTTGTAAAAAATAACACACAAAAGATAACACCCATCTCCGATGTCCTAAAGCCTAATTCTCCCATAACAGACCCAATATCGAAAACTTTAGCTCACCAAGGTGAGTGCAAAAGGGATACATAACATCAATTTCAAGATTCAATCAATCCATACAAGCCTTTTTAGGGaacaataaaaaatcataaatctcTAATCTTCAACTAGGCTATTCATTCTCAAGGTCAAGGACACAATTATTGAAATTTAACTAAATTACAAAACTAAAGATAAAATTAAGCAACAACATAATTGGAtaccaaaagaaaattaaaggggAAAAAAAGGGGTTTGGGGGAAAAGAGGTACCTTGAGTTGAGCTTCAGCTGCATCGATACGACGAGATCGCTGAGCGGCTTCGATGGCTTCCCTCTGCTTGTGTGCTTCTTCTTTGGCTTTCTTTTCCCTGAGAAGCTTCAACCTGGCTCTCTCTTTCCTCTCCTTCTGCTCTTTCTCGAGCTTCTCTCTGGCTCTTCGCAGCTCAAAATCCATCTCTGTGTTTCTAGTTGTTCTTGGTGAATGATGAATCCGTGTAGATGAAGAAACGAAGGAGCTTTTGATGGTTTTTGTGAATCCAAGAATTTGGCATGCACGATCACGAAGCTGTGTTTGTCTCTCCTTTATATTGTTGTTGGTTTCGTTCAAAGTATTTGGgtggtttatttatttatttttattttattatttttgcagTGGTTGGTTGGTTGAATGGGTGGGTTTAATACTTTAATAAGAAGGGGGCTTGTATTCTAGAAGGATCTGGGCCTTTCACATGAGCCCAAGCCTACTACTACTTTTGCTGTAAGAGTTGAATTGTGATTTTGCTTCACACCAAatagtttctttattttttttaatgaattttgagCGTTGGTTAATTTCTTGAATTCATTTTGCTGTTAAATAGATAAACGTGTATATACTCagaaagtcaccaaaaaaaataaataaataaatactcagAAAATGTGATTAAGCGGGTAATAGTAAAACTCGTCCTTCTTTAATTTAATCAAGTTCATTTTTATGTATTGTATATAaaagaattaaattttttaaaataaaaaaaataaaaattacctacATCCCTAACATAATAATATGCATGTACTGCTTATTCCTAGAATTCCTTATAATCCCAAAAATTTATGTCAATATTCTCATTCCAAACTAGTGTATGTACATTTAGTCGCCTTAAAAGATGCCACTGAATAAATAGTGTGTATAAAAGAAGACATGCACTTCCCATTTGATCAGTCAGGCCTTAAAGTACCAACAAGTTAATCTCCAACCAAGACATGGAATACTGCCTCACGAAATAAAGCATGCCTTGGAATATAACATATACATCAcgcaggagagagagagagagagagagagagagagagagagagagagagagagagagtgtgtgttttACCTGTGTACCAGCAAAGAGCATATCATTATTCACAACAAGTGCATAAACTTGTCCAACAGGACCATTTAGACTTAGTTCCATTGAATTTTGTGTGTTCCAGACCTACAAAATATCATCATTAAACAAGACATTAACTGTGCTGCGATGAGAGTTTATAGATATACTTGAACTAAAAGTCTGTAAATtacaaagagagaagaaagaaaaaatgccTCCAGAATCCCCTCTTTTTACCTTCACAAAATTAGGTATGCCTACAAAAACCCAAGGACCTTCACTGATCATGCAACCTACTTCACCACCAAGATTGATCACAGCTACACACTGCATAGGAAAATTGATAAGCAAAATCAATATAGTTTCATCAGTGTTACCTTTTTGCAAGGATACAATAAAAGAAGTGACATGTTGAAGGTACTAACAACCTTTCCAGACTGGCAGTCCCAAACCCTTACAGACTCATCAGTACTTCCAGTATAAAGCTTATCCGAGCCAGAAGGAAAGGCAATTCCACTAACAACCTGTTCATTCAGTTTAAACCAAATTTCATCCCAACAATTCTTATTGCACAAAAAGCATATTCAGACAACTTAGCAAGCATCAACTGATCTTATAGTACAAAGAATAGTGACAAAATTGACTCAAGTTCACACTACACAAATTTTACAGAGGAATGTATCTACCACTAAAAACAGaatctaaaattataaaaaagaattGATTCTATAATACTATATGTGTAAAGTATTTTACATTGTCAACTAATCTTCTAGAAGTCAAACACTTGCAATGACATGACAATACATAATTGGAAGACAATATTAAAAAACATTACACTTCCAACCTGGCAGAAAGAACAAAAATCCTATAGTGAGTGAAGTAAAtaacctaattttttttttacctaaaaaacaattttttttttaccttctGATGGCCTTCAAGCTGTGTCAACATAGAAAACCCATCCCCTGTATTCCAAGAGTGAAGGAACTTACACCTCTCACCAAAATTACAATTCCCCTGAATCCAATAATTACAAACTTTATCAGCCTTCCTAACTACACTCATGTCACCACCAACAACTCCACCACTGGCACCGCGACCGCCACCACGACCACCACCGCGACCCCATGTGTTGTTGAAGTGAGGGTTCCGGCGATGTCCCGAAAATCCGGAATTGTCAGCAGAACCATGAGGCCTCTTCGAAGAGGTACCATTAACATTGGGAGTTGGCAACTCGCTATGAAGAAAAGGGCATGGGTGACGATTGCACTTGCCAGCTTGCCAGTGATAGCACACTTTCTGATGCTTCGAGTCCCCTGAGGGTCCACCTAATCGTTGGTACACGCGCTTGTTGCCCCCATCAAGGTCCATGGATCCAAAGCACAGACACTGGATGGTTTCTGATGTTTTGCGAATTTGCGGTGTCGAAATTGGGAGGGTATCGCAAGATAGAGGCTGAAAAACTGTAGCTTTAGCTGCAATTAGCAGAAAAAATGTCAGAACTTGTTGAATCGGGATCCCAAATCGACCACGCACAAAAGTTTGAAGTTGGGCGAGCTTGAAGGTGCAAGGTTGGAAGACGAGCAGAGAGGTCTTGCGTGATCATCAAGGGTGACAGTAGGACTTAAACTTCGTCGTGGAAAAACCCTAATTATTGAGATTAGGGTTCAAGACTTTGGATCAGAAAAACCCTAATTTAGCGATTCAAGAGAGGAAAGAGGAGAGAGTCGGGCATGGAGATCAGTTCAGGCGAAATATGCTACGAAACGACGTTGTAGAAGACAAGAAGCGTTAGGTTTACGAGAATGTGGAGTTACGAAGCTACCCTCAGTTCATGAATGGAGTTCACTGTGGAATGTGAATATTACGAATTTAAATGAATTGGAttgattctaaaaaaaaaattatgagtgagttttaagaaaagattttttttctagttatctttttttaaagattttatggaaaagtaaagtaattttatgtttggatatctcatataaaaagatatttttatttattaattatgtttgagtaaaataaaattaaagtattttttgttcatttattatgtgaaaatatcttttttttaagaaaaaaaattcttttaaaaaaagatataaattgtaGTTTCtcaaaatttgatatttttttatttttttaatatttttatttttactattaaaaatttaccaaacacattaaaaaaatattttttcattaaaaaaatttttttttatcgatTTAATGACGCCCAAATAAACaccatatataatagttaatGTGAGATTTTAAACTCAAATTTTTGGgggaaataataatattattatttatcttcttaATAAATATTCTTAAACCATTAAATGTTTTTCTTAGGTAAAAAGTGGGTTTTATACTACTTCAAGACATTATTGTAAgtatctatttattttatttcatttaattagATTAAGTAAATAAATTTTCAGATGTACAAAATTATATACAATACAAACTTCCTTCTTTTCCTGTTCTTATTATTATTCCAAAAGAACATACAGTAGTGTTCATTAAAATAAAGTGATCTACCTCTACGACATGCATCACTGCATTAATTAATGAAACAATATCACACAAGTAATTAATAATAaggagaaaacatgaaaaaataaaataaaaaacaagattATTTACATGAATTAATGGAGAACATTCACTAGGGAGTAAAGTAGTAGTCTGGATAAGAGCTTAGCCTTGGTAGCCTAGGCGGCTTAGTAGCTGGTGGGGAGCCATCACCATTGTTACTTTGGTAAAAATCAAGAATAGCATACACTGTCTGAACAATGGTGAGTGCAAATAGGAGAATGGCGGCAACAAGTGAGATCATAGCCCAGGGGTTTCGGAAGTAGGTGTGGATGAGATTGGCGCGCCACTTGTTCCATGGCTTCTTGCAGTAGTTGCTCAAGCTCATCTGCACCACATCCAGAACCCCTTGGCGGTCCGCAGTGATGTCCTTGGACAGCGAGTTGAAGAGCTTCGCCACGTCCTTGTGACACCCTAAGGCATTCACTAGGATCCCTCTCCTGTGGAGCAAGGCAACGTCTATCTCATCGTCAATTATAGTGTCAATGAAGAACACATATGATGTTACCTGAcgaattttaatatataattcaaCGGTTAGATTCAGACATTTTATTACAAAATATCtaacatttttttttgaaattcagATGaagtcaacttcacgtaaagttgataatcGACAgtcattagataaaaatttagttaaatcattCAAATTATTTAACGGCTCTTAGTCTACGTTTGTTTCCGAGAACAAGATAGGACAAGACAATGAAAACAAGACAAGACAAGACATTGATAAAAAGAGacataaaattttgtgttcttgtattctgtttagtgataaactagaacaaattatgaaaattcaatttattcttattttttttcattcaaaaaatttgagatgaaaaatataataataaaaaatataattataaaaattaacaaaaaaaataaaagaaaaataaaaaataaattgtgtcatTTGTTAATGTCtccgtgtccttcctgtcaggatggacacaaaatacattaATTCCATGTCTCCTTTGCCAAACACAATTTTGTGTCCTGTAAACAAACGCATCCTTAgctattaacttcacgtgaagttaactgcgactaaatttttattttttttaagataaaaataaactACTCTTTAATTATTAAAGAATATTttcatcaaataaattaaaaaataacttattttaatcctataaaaaaatactaaataataggcagattattaaaaataatttttaaaattgtccTTAAAAAATGCACATTTtgtaaataaaaaagagaaaaagtgtAATTTAAATATTCTTAAGGATAAAAAGTgagatttttttatatatatatcgctcaattatacaaaatttaataactaataaaaattaattttatattaaaattttagggTTTAATAtaacttgaaaattttaaaataaatataaaatatattaccTCGTTGCCTGCTCCAACATGGAGTCGCTCGAACGCCATGAGATTAAGGAACATGGGTTCGGTGGTGTCGTCGACCACCATGGTCGGCAGTCGAAGTATGCCGCGGTCGAAAGAAACGTCTTGAAGGCTGTGACTGCTTGATTTCCTAAACCAAATGCCGGCTTCATGGAGCTCGGTGGCAGAACGGATGATCTCATCGGTGGTGCTGTACTCGGAGTCCGCCGTGAACCACCTGTAGCAGCAGTTTCTATGGGTTGTGGATTTTACAATACGTGTTGGGTGGGTTGGTCCTTGCATGACAAGGCCCTTTCTGTATACGTCCAATGCATGCATGCATTTTCCCATTTTACCCCTTATAGTTGTCGTTGGAGACAGGAATCTTAGGATTTGCTTGTTCAATAATTCATCATCCTGTCACATGCATTATATATTATCAATTCTACCtagttaatttaatttatcatcaACTTTCTTGCAGAGAAGAAAAGGGATAATTCCTTTGGATAtattatatcataattttttttaacttcattttttaatttactttttatatattatgaatattaaaaaaatttatatacaacTCATTAACAACTAATGTGTATGTATTattatattagaaaaaaataatttttaaagttaTTCCTTGCAAAGTTATTTNNNNNNNNNNNNNNNNNNNNNNNNNNNNNNNNNNNNNNNNNNNNNNNNNNNNNNNNNNNNNNNNNNNNNNNNNNNNNNNNNNNNNNNNNNNNGTATGAATCATGTAAAATTTTTTAACtattaatatatcaaaattaaatttttattttatttaaaaaatgaaatttaaaagcaTGCATGATTGTAAAAATTACTAACTACCAAGAATCACGCACATACCCAAGAATGTATAGTATATATATGACATATTATTCTACAAAGAATTATTACTTATTAATTACTTTTCTaatatttcatttatttattaattacttaataattATTACTGAAGCTAAAGAGATAGATAATCAGCTTGAAGAGCTACTTGATACTTTTGAAGTGAATTAGTAAAatgtgaaaactcaggtgaagtcgattttacataaaattgatatttaagagttatagatgaaaatttagtcaaatcagttaaatcatctaatggctctcaaatatcaacttcacgtaaagttgactgcacctgagtttaaTTCCGCCTTACCAAAAACCTTTGgtaaaagtttaattttttttttatttttgttgggggtaaaaattaattaactaatacgCCTATATAATATACATAAAGAGTAGTAATTCATTTGAGTTATATATGGCAAAAAGCAGAATCTAAATAAATTgagaatcatatatatatatatatgctaaatATCAATTACCTGGGGTTCGCCATCACTCTCAATCTCAATCAAGGTATGAAGAACCAACATAGGCAATTGATTCTCAAGCATAAGCATGTCACGCTTGATATATGGCATGACATACAATTTCCCATGTTCACTAAACACAGGATCATTCTCAGCATAATCACTTGGAACACAATCATTAGCTCTAAGAATTTCCAACATGAAACACCCATCAACAATCATCAACTGAAGGAACATATTCTTGTCTTCATCCCATATTGGATCAAGTGGCCTATAAGAATCCTTCAACTCTTGAACCACTTGGTCCATTCTTTGGAACACCAATTCAATGGACTTGTTGCATCTCTTGAGGTAATGGATTAGGGCACGGTGCTTGTGTTCTTCCATGGAATTCAAATGATCCTTGCCTTTGTGGTAAGGACCAAATGACACTGCTTGTGGCTCGTAGGCCTTCTTGTTAAGCTCGGTTACACTTTGGGGAATTTTGTAAATTGATGGCCTCTTCCATTGTTCCTTCTCATCACATATTGAAGGACCATTGCCTTTGAGTTCTTCATTGATTTGCACCACCCATTTTGTTTCTTCCATGTTGGTGTGTATGTTTGTTAGATATGACAATAGAGGAACTAATGAATGACATATATACGTGATTTTATAGTGAAATTAAAGTGTACGTTGAATTATATATTTCGAAAAATATTGAAAGTGGAAAGTTTGCATGTATCAAATAAAGATCCAGAGGATATATTAATGGCGTTTTTCCTTAAAATAATTTGCTTATTAAAAAGAAGTTGGAGTTTATTAAATTATATTCCTTCCTtattattagaagcttcttgtaAGTAGTTTACAAATCTACACTTCTCTATGGGAAGAAAAGAATATCAAAGCTTGTATCATCACTTGCCCCCTAAAAGTAGTTGAGGCTATTAAagtattaataatattactgaaTTAGAAGAACAGGAATCATGCATGGTTGCGACATTGATATAAAAGGAACATGGTTTTAGTACTGACGAAGTAAAGGGGCTTGAATGGTCACATGGTGAAACTTTCATAATGTGGTGCCCGTTGGATTCCATTAATTGACACATGCATGTGACGTAAAAATTAAACAGAATTAAGGTAAAAACTTAGGTAGGTACAGATTAAACAACTTTacatgaagttgataattgagaatcGTTAGACAAAGATTTAGTCaaattattcaaattatttaacgacttttaactatcaatttcacgtgaagttgtaTTTTCACCCAGAATTAATTAGTTATTGAAGCCTAAGAAGACTATTAGCAAAACCTAACTTTGATAgggtaaaaaatatatatacaactaGGTTTGGATGTTTTAGCAATTTTTATATGTGGTATTATTGTATTGGATTTACCATTCATTtgttgaaaacaaaatcaaatacgAATTATTTGCTAAATGGGGAATAAATCATcggatttttgtttttattaattttaaaatgttattaATTAGGGATGTAATAATTTACATGCTTCGATCTACATTAATTGAGTTTGGGATTAAACAATGTAACATCTTCAACTTACTTAATTATTGTTAGGACCTATCCACTATATATGGGCCTATTTTGTGTTTAAACTTATTGATTAATTACTTAGTAGAACTGTAAAAGTTTTTAGATTTATTTAAGGGTAAATGCTATGCTGTTTAAAAAGTGGTGCTTATTTATTAAAAAAGgttaaaaatcaatatttaatttaaaagatataaaaataaatcatttttaaaaaatcaaaatttatcacAAAAAATAAGTTAGGCAAAAGTTAGACAACAATTGATAGACACCATAGAATTCACCTTAAAATACTTAATCAATGTAGTAACAAATTAACAATAATGATTTATTTAAAGCATGTGGCATTATTGCATTAATCAACCGAAGTATTTGTTTCGTAAATTAGTAAACAAAAGTAGGCAATATAATTTAGGTACAAAACTCTAAAGcaaatagttaattaattaagaaataaaaacGAAAAAGGTTTCTTAGTTTTCTCCGAGTCCGCATACAACTCTAACTGTACACACCAAATCATGATTCATCTGACTGACAATTGATCTATGAG includes:
- the LOC107608692 gene encoding uncharacterized protein LOC107608692 (The sequence of the model RefSeq protein was modified relative to this genomic sequence to represent the inferred CDS: added 28 bases not found in genome assembly), which translates into the protein MDFELRRAREKLEKEQKERKERARLKLLREKKAKEEAHKQREAIEAAQRSRRIDAAEAQLKADQQMQESLIAGRGIVFYRLLEAVPCQGNGDKIKLPPSCFTELSDQGALDKGPMYFQLSLVHTEGSSSIEDIDKEKQGTTHSGVLEFTAEEGSVGLPPHVWSNLFSEGMVKSPLVEVRYVWLPKGTYAKLQPERVGFSDLPNHKAILETSLRQHATLSQGDILTVNYGELVYKLRVLELKPSKSVSVLETDIEVDIVDPFTTSDNIDQHVLLPLVIGSSQSGTVDEGKFVYYKFSIDNGTWEKISSGSSSVEIKLESEIDGGDTDLFISRHPLIFPTRHQHEWSSHDIGSKTLILTSKDKKLGAGSYSIGIYGFKGMTKYNISVTIQDDFNQKVGQQASSSSMSSAGTDTEQCRNCKHYIPSRTIALHEAYCSRHNVVCQHAGCGVVLRMEESKNHIHCDRCGQAFQQVELEKHMKVFHEPLHCPCGIILEKQQMVEHQASVCPLRLISCRFCGDMVQAGNSAIDARDRLRGLSEHESVCGSRTAPCDSCGRAVMLKDMDIHQIAVHQKG
- the LOC107606730 gene encoding zinc finger CCCH domain-containing protein 48 isoform X2 is translated as MDLDGGNKRVYQRLGGPSGDSKHQKVCYHWQAGKCNRHPCPFLHSELPTPNVNGTSSKRPHGSADNSGFSGHRRNPHFNNTWGRGGGRGGGRGASGGVVGGDMSVVRKADKVCNYWIQGNCNFGERCKFLHSWNTGDGFSMLTQLEGHQKCVAVINLGGEVGCMISEGPWVFVGIPNFVKVWNTQNSMELSLNGPVGQVYALVVNNDMLFAGTQVKHTLSLSLSLSLSLSLSLSLLRDVYVIFQGMLYFVRQYSMSWLEINLLVL
- the LOC107606729 gene encoding UPF0481 protein At3g47200-like; translation: MEETKWVVQINEELKGNGPSICDEKEQWKRPSIYKIPQSVTELNKKAYEPQAVSFGPYHKGKDHLNSMEEHKHRALIHYLKRCNKSIELVFQRMDQVVQELKDSYRPLDPIWDEDKNMFLQLMIVDGCFMLEILRANDCVPSDYAENDPVFSEHGKLYVMPYIKRDMLMLENQLPMLVLHTLIEIESDGEPQDDELLNKQILRFLSPTTTIRGKMGKCMHALDVYRKGLVMQGPTHPTRIVKSTTHRNCCYRWFTADSEYSTTDEIIRSATELHEAGIWFRKSSSHSLQDVSFDRGILRLPTMVVDDTTEPMFLNLMAFERLHVGAGNEVTSYVFFIDTIIDDEIDVALLHRRGILVNALGCHKDVAKLFNSLSKDITADRQGVLDVVQMSLSNYCKKPWNKWRANLIHTYFRNPWAMISLVAAILLFALTIVQTVYAILDFYQSNNGDGSPPATKPPRLPRLSSYPDYYFTP
- the LOC107606730 gene encoding zinc finger CCCH domain-containing protein 48 isoform X1, whose translation is MDLDGGNKRVYQRLGGPSGDSKHQKVCYHWQAGKCNRHPCPFLHSELPTPNVNGTSSKRPHGSADNSGFSGHRRNPHFNNTWGRGGGRGGGRGASGGVVGGDMSVVRKADKVCNYWIQGNCNFGERCKFLHSWNTGDGFSMLTQLEGHQKVVSGIAFPSGSDKLYTGSTDESVRVWDCQSGKCVAVINLGGEVGCMISEGPWVFVGIPNFVKVWNTQNSMELSLNGPVGQVYALVVNNDMLFAGTQVKHTLSLSLSLSLSLSLSLSLLRDVYVIFQGMLYFVRQYSMSWLEINLLVL